One genomic window of Ottowia oryzae includes the following:
- a CDS encoding microcin C ABC transporter permease YejB translates to MFQYILKRLLLMIPTLLGVLTVTFAIIQFVPGGPVEQMMSQLRGRGAGGEAGMVASDVRGTRDLSPERVAEIKALYGFDKPAHQRFWQMLKSFARFDLGQSFYQRKGVWDLIKEKMPVSASLGLWTFFISYFIAVPLGVAKAVRAGSRFDFVTTLLVLVGYAIPGFVLGVALLVVFGGQLQWFPLRGLTSSNWAQLSWGARIVDYLWHITLPVIAMVLGSFAVTAMLTKNAFLEEIRKQYVLTARAKGLDERRVLWRHVFRNALIPIITGFPAAFIGAFFTGSLLIETLFSLDGLGLLSYESVIRRDYPVVLGTLFFFTLIGLVTKLISDLSYVLVDPRVKFD, encoded by the coding sequence TGACGGTCACGTTCGCCATCATCCAGTTCGTGCCCGGCGGCCCGGTTGAGCAGATGATGTCGCAGCTGCGTGGGCGTGGCGCGGGCGGTGAGGCGGGCATGGTCGCCTCCGACGTGCGCGGCACGCGCGACCTGAGCCCAGAGCGCGTGGCCGAGATCAAGGCGCTCTATGGCTTTGACAAGCCGGCACACCAGCGCTTCTGGCAGATGCTCAAGTCGTTCGCGCGCTTCGACCTGGGGCAGAGCTTTTACCAGCGCAAGGGCGTTTGGGATCTGATCAAGGAAAAGATGCCCGTCTCCGCCAGCCTGGGGTTATGGACTTTCTTCATCAGCTACTTCATCGCCGTGCCGCTGGGCGTGGCCAAGGCGGTGCGTGCCGGCTCGCGCTTTGACTTCGTCACCACGCTGCTGGTGCTGGTCGGCTATGCGATACCGGGCTTCGTGCTGGGCGTGGCCTTGCTCGTGGTCTTCGGCGGGCAGCTGCAATGGTTTCCGCTGCGCGGGCTGACCTCGTCCAACTGGGCGCAGCTGAGCTGGGGCGCGCGCATCGTCGACTACCTGTGGCACATCACGCTGCCCGTCATCGCCATGGTGCTGGGCAGCTTTGCGGTGACCGCGATGCTGACCAAGAACGCGTTCCTGGAAGAAATCCGCAAGCAGTACGTGCTGACGGCGCGCGCAAAAGGCCTGGACGAGCGCCGCGTGCTGTGGCGGCACGTGTTCCGCAACGCGCTGATTCCGATCATCACCGGCTTTCCGGCGGCCTTCATTGGCGCGTTCTTCACCGGCTCGCTCTTGATCGAAACGCTGTTCTCCCTGGATGGGTTGGGCCTGCTCAGCTATGAAAGCGTGATCCGGCGCGACTACCCGGTGGTGCTTGGCACCTTGTTTTTCTTCACGCTGATTGGCCTCGTGACCAAGTTGATCAGCGACCTGTCGTATGTGCTGGTCGATCCGCGGGTGAAGTTTGACTAG
- a CDS encoding ABC transporter permease — protein MAAADQPGRAQLPEAAPASPGRRAWRRFRRNKLGFYSLVVFCTLVLLSLLAEVLSTDKPLIVRYEGQTYFPVLQDYSEKVFGGDFETPADYLDPFIRQRITEGDNWAVYAPNPHGPRTLNYFATTPNPAAPSAANFLGTDDRGRDLLAQLIYGFRLSVLFAMALTAIGVVLGVVTGAIQGYLGGKTDLAFQRFIEIWGSMPELYLLIIFSAIFAPSVALLLVLLSLFGWMGLSDYVRAEFLRNRQLDYVRGARALGVSNLQIMWRHILPNSMTPVVTFLPFRMSAAILALTSLDFLGLGVPAGTPSLGELLNQGKANVDAWWISLSTFAVLVVTLLLLTFMGDALRDALDPRKADVGPKADDALAPAPSESSLMVSTR, from the coding sequence TTGGCCGCAGCCGATCAGCCGGGCAGGGCGCAGTTGCCCGAAGCCGCCCCTGCCTCGCCCGGCCGTCGCGCCTGGCGGCGGTTTAGGCGCAACAAGCTGGGCTTTTACAGCCTGGTGGTCTTCTGCACGCTGGTGCTGCTGAGCCTGTTGGCCGAAGTGTTGTCTACCGACAAGCCGCTCATCGTGCGCTACGAGGGGCAGACGTACTTCCCGGTGCTTCAGGACTATTCTGAGAAGGTGTTTGGCGGTGATTTCGAAACGCCCGCCGATTACCTTGACCCGTTCATTCGCCAGCGCATCACCGAGGGCGACAACTGGGCCGTGTACGCGCCCAACCCGCACGGGCCACGCACACTGAACTACTTTGCCACCACGCCCAACCCGGCAGCGCCGTCGGCTGCGAACTTCTTGGGTACCGATGACCGCGGCCGCGACCTGCTCGCCCAGCTGATCTACGGCTTTCGCCTGAGCGTGCTGTTTGCCATGGCGCTGACCGCCATCGGCGTGGTGCTGGGCGTGGTCACGGGCGCCATCCAGGGTTACCTGGGCGGCAAGACCGATTTGGCTTTCCAGCGCTTCATCGAGATCTGGGGTTCGATGCCCGAGCTGTATCTGCTCATCATCTTCAGCGCCATCTTCGCGCCCAGCGTGGCCTTGCTGCTGGTGCTGCTCTCGCTGTTTGGGTGGATGGGCCTGTCCGACTACGTGCGCGCCGAGTTCCTGCGCAACCGCCAGCTGGACTACGTGCGCGGCGCGCGCGCCCTGGGCGTGTCCAACCTGCAGATCATGTGGCGGCACATCCTGCCCAACAGCATGACGCCGGTGGTTACCTTCCTGCCGTTTCGCATGAGCGCGGCCATCCTGGCGCTCACCTCGCTCGACTTCCTTGGCCTGGGCGTTCCGGCCGGCACGCCCAGCCTGGGCGAATTGCTCAATCAGGGCAAGGCCAACGTCGATGCATGGTGGATATCGCTTTCCACCTTCGCCGTGCTGGTCGTCACGCTGCTGCTGCTGACCTTCATGGGCGACGCACTGCGCGATGCGCTGGACCCGCGCAAGGCCGACGTCGGGCCGAAGGCAGACGACGCGCTTGCGCCCGCACCCAGTGAGAGCAGCCTGATGGTGTCCACCCGTTGA